Proteins from a genomic interval of Mycolicibacterium grossiae:
- a CDS encoding AAA family ATPase — MIQIKAIHVEEFRGIRLLDLQLDCQSFVVAGPNGSGKSGVVDAIDFALTGSVARLSGAGTGGVSLAKHGPHVHQRNNPAAASVALTIVDSASGQTGVLTRCVKTAATYKLEPDTPELHAAVDWAAQHPELILSRREVIKYVYTEPGKRAQEVQALLKLDRIDETRRLLRTAMTRSASDEKQATTEVSNAEDALRRHLDLTTLLEAQVLGAVNRHRQVLGIAPLDSLQPDTDLTIGAQVAGEHSSFNKASALQDVNELSAFATDHPELANAGRDLAEALAELEDDPSILHALTHRELIEVGLPLVTEAACPLCDQPWEDAETLRLHLQAKLSRSEAAKTLERRILLAAARLKGQVQRAEALIRAAQPHALRVGRNDDQAVLVDWLADLAAFAAVLDHLTTIREQATRVRTNPLALPPGLTALLAGMRQDIEALPDQSATANARSALTVAHERWTRLRQARATHIKASAAYSTAKAVYEIYNDVADTELTKLYTTVEHNFSDYYRRINADDESSFKAGLAPSAGKLDLEVDFYGLGMFPPMAYHSEGHQDGMGVCLYLALISQLLHDDFRLAVLDDVVTSVDTNHRRQFCSLLKDVFPDVQFILTTHDEVWARQMQSSGLIGSKAHARFHGWTVDRGPVYGQGEDLWTQIDADLADDDVPGAAHKLRRNLEASMADIVAALQGKVIYRPDNNYELGALFSAAKGRHGDLLKKAGTSAEKWNNEAGKQQVEDLKAARQQAMLAQDGENWAINALVHNNDWASMSKADFAPVVAACKDFLELFRCTNSACGGWLYVNGSPGREDALRCPCGALNLNLRTK, encoded by the coding sequence GTGATTCAGATCAAAGCCATTCACGTTGAAGAGTTTCGCGGCATCCGGTTGCTGGATTTGCAACTGGATTGCCAGTCGTTTGTCGTGGCCGGGCCAAATGGCTCTGGCAAGAGTGGCGTCGTCGACGCGATCGACTTCGCGCTAACAGGCTCCGTTGCTCGCCTGAGCGGCGCGGGCACCGGTGGAGTCAGCTTGGCCAAACACGGCCCGCACGTGCACCAACGCAACAACCCGGCCGCCGCGTCGGTGGCACTGACGATCGTGGATAGCGCGAGCGGCCAGACCGGCGTGCTGACGAGGTGCGTGAAGACTGCCGCAACCTACAAGCTGGAGCCCGACACCCCCGAACTGCATGCCGCAGTGGATTGGGCTGCCCAGCATCCCGAGCTGATTTTGTCGCGGCGCGAGGTCATAAAGTACGTGTATACCGAGCCTGGTAAGCGCGCTCAGGAAGTGCAAGCGCTGCTGAAGCTCGACCGCATCGACGAGACGCGCCGGCTCTTGCGGACCGCGATGACTAGGTCCGCCAGTGACGAGAAACAGGCGACAACTGAGGTTAGCAACGCTGAGGACGCTTTGCGCCGTCATCTTGATCTCACAACGCTGCTGGAAGCGCAGGTTCTCGGCGCAGTCAATCGGCATCGTCAGGTCCTCGGGATTGCGCCGCTGGACTCGCTGCAGCCCGACACCGACTTGACCATCGGAGCTCAGGTTGCCGGTGAGCATTCCTCCTTCAATAAGGCTTCCGCACTCCAAGATGTCAATGAGCTGAGCGCCTTCGCTACGGATCACCCCGAGTTAGCTAACGCCGGCCGGGACCTGGCGGAGGCTTTGGCCGAACTGGAGGACGACCCGAGCATTCTCCACGCCCTCACCCATCGCGAGCTCATCGAGGTTGGGCTGCCCCTGGTCACCGAAGCCGCGTGCCCGTTGTGCGATCAGCCATGGGAGGACGCCGAGACGCTCCGGTTGCACCTGCAGGCCAAGCTGTCGCGCTCGGAGGCGGCCAAAACGCTGGAGCGCCGGATTCTGCTTGCGGCAGCACGGTTGAAGGGTCAGGTGCAACGGGCAGAGGCGTTGATTCGCGCCGCCCAACCGCATGCGCTGAGGGTGGGACGTAACGACGACCAAGCAGTGCTAGTCGACTGGCTAGCCGATCTGGCCGCTTTCGCCGCCGTACTGGACCATCTAACGACTATCCGTGAACAGGCGACGCGAGTCCGCACCAACCCTTTAGCTCTTCCCCCTGGGTTAACGGCCCTGCTCGCCGGGATGCGGCAAGATATCGAGGCGCTGCCGGACCAGAGCGCCACCGCCAACGCTCGCAGTGCCCTGACAGTCGCCCATGAACGGTGGACCCGGCTGCGCCAGGCCCGGGCCACGCACATCAAAGCAAGCGCGGCCTACAGCACCGCCAAGGCGGTCTACGAGATTTACAACGACGTGGCAGACACCGAGCTGACCAAGCTTTACACCACTGTGGAACACAACTTCAGTGACTACTACCGCCGCATTAACGCGGACGATGAGTCGTCGTTCAAGGCTGGTTTGGCTCCGTCGGCCGGAAAGCTGGATCTAGAAGTCGATTTCTACGGACTGGGCATGTTTCCTCCAATGGCCTATCACAGCGAGGGCCATCAAGACGGTATGGGAGTGTGTCTGTATCTGGCACTCATCAGCCAGCTACTGCACGACGACTTCCGCTTAGCCGTGCTGGATGACGTAGTTACCTCCGTCGACACCAATCACCGACGCCAGTTCTGCAGTCTGCTCAAGGACGTCTTCCCTGACGTTCAGTTCATCCTGACCACCCACGACGAAGTCTGGGCCAGGCAAATGCAGTCCTCAGGGCTCATCGGGTCAAAGGCCCACGCCCGATTTCACGGCTGGACCGTCGATCGCGGTCCGGTGTATGGCCAGGGCGAAGATCTCTGGACCCAAATTGACGCTGACCTCGCGGACGATGATGTGCCCGGTGCAGCTCATAAGCTCCGTCGTAACCTCGAAGCGTCGATGGCAGATATCGTCGCCGCGCTGCAGGGCAAGGTGATCTACCGACCCGATAACAACTACGAACTTGGCGCCTTGTTCTCGGCGGCCAAGGGTCGCCATGGAGATCTGCTCAAGAAAGCTGGTACTTCGGCCGAGAAATGGAACAACGAAGCTGGCAAGCAACAAGTTGAAGACCTTAAAGCGGCCCGCCAACAGGCGATGCTTGCTCAGGATGGAGAGAATTGGGCTATCAACGCCCTTGTACACAACAATGATTGGGCGTCGATGTCGAAGGCGGACTTCGCTCCGGTGGTCGCGGCATGCAAGGACTTCTTAGAACTGTTCAGATGCACGAACAGTGCTTGTGGCGGGTGGCTCTACGTCAATGGTTCCCCAGGGCGAGAAGACGCTCTGCGCTGCCCATGCGGGGCGTTGAATCTGAACCTGCGGACAAAGTAG
- a CDS encoding MMPL/RND family transporter: MTDGTADSPGQATRRGQRDNGSPNPAETREYSERLAALARFTLRHKALVIGVWLGAAVVLALLFPQLETVVRQQSVDLIPRDAPSLQTVDRMSAAFGEEGSKTMVFVAMEDPNGLTPTARQRYGELVRRLQGEGNHVLLVQDLLSDPITEAQAVSADRKAWYLPVGVTGTLGDPTAAESVNAVRNIAAEVFTGSTTTVQVTGPPATFSDMIASAEHDLLLISIATAGVIALILLIVYRSVFTALLPLLVIGLSLAVGRGVLSALGEMGMPVSQFTVAFMTAILLGAGTDYTVFLISRYHEQRRAQVPADQAVIHATASIGRVILASAATVALAFLAMVFARLSVFAALGPACAIAVLFGFLATVTLLPPVLSLAAKRGIGEPKPDRTRRYWNSVAVAVVRRPVPLLIVSLVILLALSAAAATIKISYDDRKGQPDTTASNLGYHLLDRHFRKDVVISEFLVVENPTDMRTGKGLADLDEMASRVSQIPGVTKVSGVTRPTGERLDQAELAWQNGQIGDKMAGAVAEGNSRKDDLTKLTDGADQLADGLAQLDSTVRTAFTPLAGILTQAQSAGTQVNQFRPLLQQLSATAPAVDQAIQSGPGLRPLANQAQNAITQLDPLVGALNTSPWCATTPQCAQIRNQVQILVTLRDNGFFNQIADLGDRYDPATNATVGGTLANVQNAVASLDKAFGALGDPADLTTNLRRLRDGIGQLTSGAQALATGVRTLADSNIEMLSGMSQIATQLQNSSRAAADSDSSSGFYLPANAFENRQFTDVAEQFLSPDGKTARFMIESSHDPYSVEAMDLASRITDTANTARPNTSLADATVSVAGFPAVNSDIQRLLWADFAQLAIATIIIVGVILVLLLRALLAPLYLLGTVVLNYLASLGIGVVVFQWGLGHEIAWPVPLLAFIILVAVGADYNMLLVSRLREESGTNIRVGVLRTVANTGAVITSAGLIFAASMFGLMVGSVAIMIQAGLIIGFGLLLDTFLVRTLTVPAIATLLREASWWPTKATNPRPGQTNPGGIKDAPHVLVQER, from the coding sequence GTGACCGACGGCACTGCAGATTCCCCAGGCCAGGCCACGCGCCGTGGCCAGCGGGACAACGGATCCCCCAACCCGGCCGAAACCCGCGAGTACAGCGAACGGTTGGCAGCGCTAGCCCGATTCACCCTCCGCCACAAAGCGCTGGTCATCGGGGTATGGCTAGGCGCCGCGGTCGTCCTCGCGTTGCTGTTCCCCCAGCTAGAAACCGTGGTGCGCCAACAGTCGGTGGACCTCATCCCTCGCGATGCGCCGTCCTTGCAGACGGTTGACCGCATGAGCGCCGCTTTCGGCGAAGAAGGCTCAAAAACCATGGTGTTCGTCGCCATGGAAGACCCCAATGGCTTGACTCCGACTGCACGGCAGCGCTACGGCGAACTCGTGCGCCGGTTGCAGGGCGAAGGCAACCACGTCCTGCTGGTGCAGGACCTACTGTCCGATCCGATTACCGAAGCCCAGGCAGTCAGCGCCGACCGCAAAGCTTGGTACCTGCCCGTAGGTGTCACCGGCACCCTCGGAGACCCCACGGCCGCCGAATCGGTAAACGCGGTGCGCAACATCGCCGCCGAGGTCTTCACCGGCTCGACCACGACTGTGCAAGTGACGGGACCACCGGCAACCTTCAGCGACATGATCGCATCCGCCGAGCACGACCTGCTGCTGATCTCAATCGCTACCGCGGGCGTGATCGCCCTGATCCTGCTGATCGTCTACCGGTCGGTGTTCACCGCGCTGTTACCGCTGCTAGTAATCGGGTTGAGCCTGGCAGTCGGGCGCGGCGTGCTGTCCGCCCTCGGCGAGATGGGCATGCCCGTCTCCCAGTTCACCGTCGCCTTCATGACTGCGATCCTGCTCGGCGCGGGAACCGACTACACCGTATTTCTGATCAGCCGATACCACGAACAGCGCCGCGCCCAAGTACCCGCCGATCAGGCCGTCATCCACGCCACCGCCAGCATCGGGCGCGTCATCCTCGCCTCCGCCGCCACCGTCGCACTCGCGTTCCTGGCCATGGTCTTCGCGCGGCTCAGCGTCTTCGCCGCCCTTGGCCCCGCGTGTGCCATCGCCGTACTGTTCGGATTTCTGGCCACCGTAACCCTGCTGCCACCGGTGCTGTCGCTAGCCGCCAAACGCGGCATCGGTGAACCCAAACCCGATCGCACCCGCCGCTACTGGAACAGCGTCGCCGTCGCCGTGGTCCGCCGTCCCGTGCCACTACTCATCGTCAGCCTGGTCATCTTGCTCGCCCTGTCGGCAGCGGCAGCAACCATCAAAATCAGCTACGACGACCGCAAGGGCCAACCAGACACCACGGCCAGCAACCTGGGCTACCACCTGCTGGACCGCCACTTCCGCAAAGACGTCGTCATCAGCGAATTCCTCGTCGTGGAAAATCCGACCGACATGCGGACCGGCAAAGGACTGGCCGATCTTGACGAGATGGCCTCCCGCGTCTCCCAGATCCCCGGCGTCACCAAGGTTTCCGGAGTCACCCGCCCCACCGGAGAGCGCCTCGACCAAGCAGAACTGGCCTGGCAGAACGGCCAGATCGGCGACAAAATGGCCGGCGCCGTCGCCGAGGGCAACTCCCGCAAAGACGACCTCACCAAACTCACCGACGGCGCCGACCAGCTCGCCGACGGCCTCGCCCAACTCGACAGCACCGTGCGCACCGCCTTCACACCACTAGCCGGAATCCTCACCCAAGCCCAATCCGCAGGAACTCAGGTCAACCAATTCCGGCCGCTGCTGCAACAACTTTCCGCCACTGCCCCCGCCGTCGACCAAGCCATCCAATCCGGCCCAGGACTACGACCGCTGGCCAACCAAGCCCAAAACGCAATCACTCAACTCGACCCACTCGTCGGCGCCCTCAACACCTCACCCTGGTGCGCCACCACCCCACAATGCGCCCAAATCCGCAACCAGGTCCAGATCCTGGTCACTCTGCGCGACAACGGATTCTTCAACCAAATCGCCGACCTCGGGGACCGCTACGATCCCGCCACCAATGCCACCGTTGGTGGCACCCTCGCCAACGTCCAGAACGCAGTCGCCTCACTGGACAAGGCATTCGGAGCCCTGGGTGACCCCGCCGACCTGACCACAAATCTCCGCCGATTGCGGGACGGAATCGGACAGCTGACCTCCGGCGCCCAAGCACTCGCCACCGGCGTCCGCACCCTCGCCGACAGCAACATCGAAATGCTGTCCGGCATGAGCCAGATCGCCACCCAACTACAGAACTCCTCGCGCGCAGCGGCCGACTCCGACTCCTCGAGCGGTTTCTACCTGCCCGCCAACGCATTCGAGAACCGGCAATTCACCGACGTCGCCGAACAATTCCTCTCACCGGACGGCAAAACAGCGCGGTTCATGATCGAAAGCAGCCACGACCCATACAGCGTTGAAGCCATGGACCTCGCCAGCCGCATCACCGACACCGCCAACACCGCACGACCCAACACGTCACTCGCCGACGCCACCGTGTCCGTAGCCGGCTTCCCCGCCGTCAACTCCGATATCCAACGACTCCTCTGGGCCGACTTCGCACAACTAGCCATCGCCACCATCATCATCGTCGGCGTCATCCTGGTCCTACTACTGCGCGCACTCCTAGCACCGCTCTACCTACTAGGCACCGTCGTGCTCAACTACCTCGCATCACTCGGCATCGGCGTCGTAGTCTTCCAATGGGGACTGGGCCACGAAATCGCCTGGCCCGTACCGCTGCTGGCGTTCATCATCCTCGTCGCCGTCGGCGCCGACTACAACATGCTGCTCGTCTCACGGCTCCGCGAAGAATCCGGAACCAACATCCGCGTCGGCGTCCTGCGCACCGTGGCAAACACCGGAGCCGTCATCACCTCCGCTGGCCTCATATTCGCCGCCAGCATGTTCGGCCTCATGGTCGGCTCAGTCGCCATCATGATCCAAGCCGGCCTCATCATCGGCTTCGGGCTGCTGCTCGACACCTTCCTCGTGCGCACCCTCACCGTGCCCGCCATCGCCACACTCCTACGCGAAGCCAGCTGGTGGCCCACCAAAGCAACAAACCCGCGACCCGGTCAGACCAACCCAGGAGGCATTAAGGACGCACCTCACGTGCTGGTCCAGGAGAGGTGA